aaaaaaatatacagcctgtttatacaggaagtatacataacACCTAGGAACGTTCTATGTGCGATGAATTAAAAACAGGAACTCATGAACATTGTtcccatttagtacaatagtggaaaaccaaagcaataaagtgTGTAGAAAAAAGTTCTTCAACTCTGCCACATAGCGTTCCTTGTCTTCAAAGCAGCGCGTATTTCTTTCTAACCAAATACATCACGTCATACACAGTGGGATCATCTTCTATACCGCTGCCACTTGATGACATCATTGCATCTTCCTCCAACAACCCAACAACTCTACCACTTTTGAGGGCATAACCCATGCAACATCAACCATTTGgaaaatctcatcccacaatTCCCTTATAACCTCACAGTGTAATAGGAGATGATTAACaaattcttcattctttttacacaaataacatCAATCCATCACTACATACCCCATCTTTCTCAGGTTATCTGTGGTCAAGATCTTTCCAACGGCTACATTCCATACAAAAAAGGCTACTTTAGAAGGCACATGAGccttccaaatgctcttccaaggaaatGAAGTGTGGTCTTGTGATGATAAGAGGTTATAGTACGCCTTTACTGTTAATTTCTTCTTATTACTAGCCCTCCACTTCAAGCAGTCACACTGTACCATAGGAATCCTCATGAAGTATATTAAGCTAAGGAAATCTGAAACCATAGGTAATTCCCAATCATGGAAGTCCCTGATGAAAAGAACATTCCACTGTTGAGCACCTTGAAAAAACAATTGCACTTCTGCCACTGAAGCCTCCCTATTAGCAGCAATACGTAAAACAGTTGGATAAACTCTTTCCAATGCCTGGTCtccacaccaaacatcctgCTAGAAGCTGATGCGAGTACCATCTCCAACTGTAAAGCAAACATGTCTCTCAAAACAAGACCACCCGCTCCTTATAAATTTCCATAAACCCACACCATGCCCCCCTCTTACTTCGTTGGAGTACCAACCACCTCCAGCAGTTCCATATCTTGCATCAATAATTTCTTTCCACAAAGACCCCCCATCCGAGTGATATCTGCATAACCACTTCCCAGTAAGGCTTTATTAAAAGTTCTCAATTCGCGCACTCCCAACCCCCCTTGTGTAACTAGAGCACAGACTGTCTTCCAATTGACTAGATGGAATTTTTCTCCTCCTTCAAGCCCCCCATAAGAAAGTCCTtatgattttctcaatcttGTTCCCCACCCCTACCGGTAAAGGAAACAAAGATAAGAAATATATAGGAAGGTTTGAAAGGATACTCTTAATAAGAGTAAGCCGGCCCCCTTTTGACAAATAAATTTGTTTTCAACCAGCCAACCTTTTCTCTATCTTCTCCACCACCCCATCCCATATTTTTCTAGCCTTAAAAGTTGCACCCAATGCAAGTCCCAGATATTTCAAAGGCAAAGAGGACACTTGACAATCCAATAAACTTGCTAGACTGCATATATTTGATACCACACCCACTGGAACCATCTTAGATTTGCCAAGGTTCACCTTGAGTCCCGACactgcttcaaagcaaagtaatAGTGCACGTAGAGTTTGGATCTGGTTGTTATCTACTTTACAGAAAAGTAAAGTATCGTCtgcaaataaaatatgagaGATAGTAATTGAGCCACCAGAACCATTACCTACCTAAAAACCAGATAAAATACCTCCACCAACTGCGGCCTGCACCATCCGTTTAAGGGCCTCAATGACTATAACAAACAAAAAGGGGGATAAGGGGTCTCCTTGTCGCAAACCCCGAAAACTATCAAAAAATCCAGCAGGTGTACCATTAACTAAAACTGAGAATCGAGCAGTTGAAATGCAATGACTCATCTATGCAATCCACCTATTaccaaaaccacacctcctgAGTAGGTATAATAGGATTTCCCAACTCACATTATCatacgccttctccatgtcAAGCTTACATAGGATGCTTGAGCCTCCCTCCCTCAATCTATGGTCTAGGCATTCATTTGCGATGAGCACTGAGTCAAGAATTTTTCTTCCACGAATAAAAGCATTCTGGGGCTTGGAAATAATATGTTTCAACATCGGGCTTAACCGGTTAGCAAGAACCTTTGAGATAATCTTATACACTCCACTGATCAAGCTTATAAGACAGAAGTCCTCAATAATCAAAGCCCCATGTCTCTTAGGAATGAGCGCAATTAAAGTTGCATTGAGGGAtttttcaaagttttgaaaagaatgaaattcaCTAAAGACATCCGAAACATCCCCTTTGACAATGTCCCAGCAGGTTTGAAAGAACCCCATAGAAAAACCCTCTACGCTTTATCCTTGGTCATCCCAACAATGACCTTGTAGATCTCATCGTCATCGAAAGGTCTCTCCAAAACGCTTGCGTTTTGAAAGTCAATAGCGTCAAAAGATAAAGCATCAAGCTTCGGCCTCCACTCAGTCAGTTCTGTGAGAAGGGTCTCATAATAATCCACAATATGATTTTCTAAGTCCGAGGGAGAAGATAACACTTGATTACCTGAGTGTAGCGACTCTATAGCTTTATTACGCTGATGTGAATTTGCCATTTTATGAAAATACTTCGTACACTTATCACCTTCTTTCAACAAAAGGGCTTTGGATTTTTGACGCCAAGAGGTCTCCTTTAACAACAACACCCTCTCCAAACTTGCCAAGACTGTACCCTTCCTCACTATCATCTCCTCTGAGGGATTTTCCGATAATTCCCTTCCCTCTAACTCCTGCAATTCCTCCATAAGGGTAGTTTTCTGGTTGTCAATGTGGCCAAAGACTCCCACGTTCCACTTTTTCAAGTCTTGTTTCAGAGCCTTCAGCTTACCTGCAAGAATAAAACTTGGAGTACCTGTGAACTGATAAGCAGACCACCAATTACATACCATCTCCACAAACCCGTTCGCGGtaagccacatgttttcaaacttgaaataaCAGCAACTACTATGAATGCCCCCACAATCTAgtaaaataggaaaatgatcTGAGTCAACTCCCTGTAGACGTTTCTAACATACTTCCGGATAGTGGGCTTCCCATGAAGGAGAGACAAGGAATCTGTCCAATTTCGACCATACCCGACCATTAGACCAAGTGTATTTGCCTCCTACCAAAGGGAGGTCCATAAGGTCCAACTCAAAGATGAACTTGGAGAACTCCTCCATAGCCGTTGAGTTCCGAAGATGTCCTGACCTCTCACAAGGGAAGCGAGTAATGTTGAAGTCTTCTTCCATGCACCACGGTACATCCCAAAAAGAGTATACACCTACCAACTCTTCCCATAACCTTCTCCGCTCCTTGTCCACATTGGGCCCATATGTTCCTACAAATGCCCATTCCCATCCGTTAGCAACGTTCTTGAATCGCAATGATACCGAGTAATCCCTGATACACTCCTCAGTCACCTCAACCACTCTTTTGTCCCACATTAATAACACTCTACCTGATGCTCCTAGAGAGCCCAAGTAAGACCAGCCCACATATGCACATCCCCATAAACTTCGCACTATTTTTCTGTTGATAAACCTAACttagtttcttgaaaataaACCACATCACCCTTCCACATCCACAATCAATTTTTGATACAAAGGCATTTATTGCAATCATTAAGCCTCGCACATTTCAAGAGATAATCTTAGGCTGCATGTAAACTTAGATTTCCCCTCCCTTTCATTCTATCCCTACTGCTACTTCCTTCCTTTGCATCATAGTTATTGAGCAAGTAAGCCTTTTCAATTCCCTATCCTGTTTTGTGGCTGACATCATATGCCTATCCTCAATTGCCATAAGAAGATCCCTAAATTTTTGTTCATCGCCTCCAAACGAAATCCCAATAACAGCTTGTATCTCCTTCACTTTTTTGAATACCTAGTTAGAAGGAACTCGCTTGTTATTAAAACTTGGCGGAAGGGTGCATAACAGAGTTAGCGCAGCCCCCTCACCACCAATACAGTCTTTATCCACCAAAGCCAGCTGCAAATTCAAGTCTGAGATTGTTTGTTCCCCACCAATTAAATCTTCTGGCCAAAATACCTCTTCCACTCTTTAGAAAGCCTTCCAACATCAGGAAAATTAAATTCCCCCAGCATATTCCCAACAGATTTGCGATTTTGGGAGACTTTTTGCTTCCTATTTTGGATGGTCCTGATTTTGTGGGCTTTCCTTTTTACTTTCATTTGCTTGGGTTCTCAACTGCCTAGGGTTGTTGGGATGCCATCTTCTGGCCCTCCGATGGCctcactgtgacgcccccaaattccgtttgggatcggacaaacatttgaagcgtcgagacatgcaacacaaggttacctgcccccgttcatgacatataagatgcaatgttcctaacatgcatctaacattatgcaatattcgcagcggataatttttttctttagcaatactatgcaccaaattgaaaatatcccaaatgcttaaaacatacttcatacataaagacccattaaatagatcacaacactagtccaaaatggttatgatccaaaaagtactaaagatgcaactccattgtacaagtagtaatttacgttaactactatattaacattgacgtcgcaccgtcgcttagtcaactgtgtctagttgatcagctcctgattctccttcaggtcctgtaacaagatctaccattcgggaggaatggtagttgggactaccaaagtgagatttgattacaaatctcagtaagttaacaaaaaacttccacacaagctaatgatgcatggatgacagtaaaaacataaatgcataatcaaattcataagtaattaaagcataacttggcgtacaatatagcataattgacataacttaaattgaaacatgaactgaacttgacttgacatgaacttgatctgaaacttgacttagcatgaacttgctttgaaacttgaattaacatgaaaaatacatactccacagttgttgtggccccatgtattctacgtgtaaatacatactccacagttgttgtggccccatgtattctacacaaacttgacttaacatgaaaaatacatactccacagttattgtggcctcatgtattctacgtgtaaatacatacttcacagttgttgtggccccatgtattctacggaaacctattctttaactgcttaaatacatactccacagttgttgtagccccatgtattctgcgtgtcacaattgttgtgtctcacgtagtgtatgcgccacaattgctgtgaccccatacataagtaatcaagatgaaacgtgactggaatacgaaatgactgaagccctgacgtaacataacgtgacttgaacataacttgaaatacatgaccaacttgagatagaaatatttcgtaacatgacataacatataatagacaacatatttaacatgacatacttacaacagtgaatattacatgacttgacatatatgtaatagatgtcatacttagcatgacgtacttgtaatgtacagtaatacatgacagaatatattatgtaacagataaaaaattgatgacagaataaattctgtataatagacaattacgtgataacttggcatggcaagacatatatgataacatacatacatacatacactgtagttcctttacttagcacacatacacaatagactgctactaagttaaaagctaacttacctcgatttccgcgtttcttataaaacttcaagtgcgaccacgaggaactgtaattagtgattctaaaagttataactaaatcactaataatttgaaatatggaaaatactaacttaaagagtaaaattttcattttactctctacatgtgagaaaatgaccgttttacccataacttaaggattttgcatactaactccaaaagtttccaaaatttacatttctcatgtaaattttgtcctaaacttaaatatcaactcagaaaactttaaaacaaaacacaactatgaagaacacactatggccgaaacatccataggccatttcccttgatttttgttgcaattccttccaacttctaaatcatgcttaaaccaaaattttgcaacaaatatcttccaatcctaagttcaaaaccatacttaaaacattcatttagaaaaagctaataattaacaccaaacttttttgtaaaaagatccaagcacttgaatcacaagttttaaccttaaatcaaaacatctccaagaatttcaaaaatcaaatcttacttctaacatattcataatatcatcctaatatcaaccatgttttaaatcatcgaactaaagtcaccaaattcacaaaataatatttggagtttttggttttacacttagtccaaaaacagaaactttttcctcaactaattttgataaatctcttgatctatgacttataaatatatgatcttcaaaccaaaccatcacatggtttaaaaagatgtcttaaaacatatataagcttctaattcaagatcacatggttagaaattaaccaaaacataaatttagccaagaatatccacactttggcttatttgaatatctctttgcataaaatttcatatctttgaaactaacatcaaatatcttcaaaataataatataacatgtatataagatacttaggatccttcaataaaattattaaagtcattagaataggtttagaccaccaaagagttaaactttctcaaaacagaaactgtttttcttcttccagtttctaagtttctaaatctaagaaaatctttcatcaaaacctttaatcatgcaaaaatcctcaactaatagtcacatatacatgttaacaatactccataaaaatttcggaccaatatctatctattagcttggtcaaaaactccaaactataacatattctacagtttatctctcagaatgacctttttatagtttacacaatatttgactaaccaaatgatcttcaaatggtgcaaataagatatccatgtaaactagactaaaaaaggaacaacttatatgaaggagattttatgataaaacacttacaaaagcttcgaaatgggtgttcaaaagacctcctaaaagctgtccgagagagagtgtttgatattctttcaatggaaagtgtaaatgaagataatttcgtggggagaggtggctggagatacttatggatgagatatggaagagatgaggctgaagttgagagttgagtgtagttttctcctacccaaaatatccataaaagattatctcataatattctatccaatagtatctacaaaaaatcaacttaagatatttttatctaataatatctataaaaatcaactcaaaatatttttacccaataatattcatgaaaattacctcaagatatttctttttatccaataatatctacagttttgaacagacgttttgtccgaaaatatgaaaaaatgttattgcgccataagactttaaataaccctccgagtctaatggcacaaaccataatacattttgacacttctaactatctccaataatcaaaaacacacttctgataccatagtaaataataacactaactatgtagttaaacaaaaacctatacgattaatggattcgtgaaaacttatggggttttcacgaggttcctaaagttaatagaaatttcacaattgaatttctagcgggctgttacactcaCCATCGGCGGAGATTGCAAGCCAAGTTGGTTCTAGGTTACAGACGTATGTGCAAGCTATGAATAAAAAAGTGGATGCACCTGCGTTCAAAATACCTATGAGATTTCCAGTTGATATCAATGGTGAATTGGGATTTATCTTCTCTAAAGCATAGATGACTAAGGTAGAGGAAGAGTTCCATTTTGCGTTAGTGATGAAGTTCATGAGATATCGGCCATCTATTGATAAAATCAAACTATCAGTTGTGAGAACATGGGGATTGACGAAAATTCCAACGATCAGTGTTATGGATGATTATCATGTGTTAATTCACATGAAAAACAAATGTGATTTTGTGCATGGCTGGGCAAGGGAAGGTAGAACTATGGAAGGCAATTATATTCGGTTGTTCAAGTGGACAAAGGATTTTGATGTGAATAAAGAATCTCCATTGGCTACTCAATGGATTTTCTTGCCTGGGTTACCAATGCATCTCTATTGAATGGATTTTCTGCAAATTATAGCGACTCATTTTTGTCATTATCTTGGAACTGATAGTGCGACAATCAACCGTACGAGAGCCTCGGGGGCACGTATTTGTGTGGAGGTTGACCTATCTATGGAACTGGTAAAGGgattttctcttgttttatcACCAACTCAATGTCTGTGGTAAGAGTCCAAATATGAaaagatggtttttttttttgctccaaTTGTTGCCGACAAGGACATACCTCAATTGTGTGTAGGATGGGAGAGAAAAGAAGGAACGACAGAAAGCAAAAAGAACAAGGATAACAAGAATTTTTTGGAATATTAGAGGGTTAGGTAGGTCGAGAAGCAAGCTGAagaattttcttaataagtTTAATGTTGGTTTGTTTGCTATTTCAGAACCTTTTGCAGCTGATGATTGGATGACTATGCTGGAAAGTTTTTTGAATTATCACAACTCTATTTATAATGAAAATCAGGGTGGTAAACTATGGCTTTTTTGGAAGGACATGAATGCGTTTGAGGTAATTTCTATCAACACTCAGATGATTTCCGAGTGGTTCACTAAGGATGGTCAAAGAATTTTGGTGAGTTTTGTCTATGCCAAATGCTCATATATTGAGAGAAGAGATTTATGGTGGCAGTTGGAAGAGAGCCAAGTTTCGGATTTCCAGTAGTTGGTCATGAGAGATTTTAATGTTATTCGAATGGACTATGAAAGAATTGGTGGAAATCCAATACCTCTTTTACCTATGATGGAGTTTAAAGAATGTTTACATCAGTGTGATCTTGTTGATTTATTGAACTCAGGCCAACGAATGTCTTCGTGAAATGGCCATGTAGGAGTGGCTCGTAGCTGGGCTAAGCTGGATCGTGCTCTTATTAATAATGCTTTCTTGAACCTTTTTGGTTCGGCTCATTTCAAATATCTGAGTCGGAAGTCTTCTGATCACAGTCCTGTGGTGGTTTATACTAGCTCACCGTTCTCTGTGTATGGCCCTACACCTTTTTGATTTATCAACATGTGGAgcacacatgatttttttttgtcatgCGTTAAAGATGCATGGATACGAAATGACTCGGCCTCCGGTCTTTTGAAATTGGCTATCTATCTAAAGAGAACTAAAGTTGTTTGAGGTGCTTGGAATAAAAATGTTGTCGGGAGAGTGGGAGAAAAGCTACAAGCTCTAGAGGAAAGGATGGAATTACTAGAATATCAGCTGCAATCTGGTTTTTCTAAGAAGGTTGAAGACAATTACTTGGCTATGAAGTTGGAGTTTCAGGCGTGGGAGAAGTGAGAAGTATCCCGCTTGGgtcaaattggaaaaaaaaaaaaggttgatgGAGGGGGATCAAAACACTAAATTCTTCCATTCATTTATCAATCAGAGACGGAACAAGGGTCGTATAGACCGCATGGTTCTAACCGATGGGAGGATTTTAGATGGTGCGGAAGTTATACATAATGAAGTTGCTGCTTTCTTCTAGAATGTTCTTTTAGAGTCTTCCGTGATTGAACCTTGTGATCTCTCCGAGCTAATacaaagtcaagtttcagatgaGGATATAGTTTTCTCTGCTCCAAACCGATAGAAGATGAAGTTCAAAAAGTGGTGTTCTCGATCACCAAAGACAATAGCTCAGGACCAGACAAATTTGGTTCTGAATTTTTTATGTCTTCTTGGGACATTATAAAGGAAGATGTCATGGATGTGGTCTATCAGTTTATGCTCTGTAGCTTATAAAATTTTCTCCAAGATTATTGTTTTCAGACTAACTAATGTTGTTGAGAAGTTGGTCTCGCATGAATAAGGTGCTTTTATTCTTGGGCATAGTATTTTTGAGAATATTACTCTAGCACAGGAAATTGTCCATTCTTTATACAATAAAATGGTTGGCGACAATGTGATGGTCAACCTGGATATGGCTAAGGCTTACGACATAATGAACTAAAATTTTCTTCTGGAGGTTCTTAAGGCTTTTGGCTTTTCTCAGAATTTTTGCATACTTATTAAAAATTGTGTGGAGTCCCCATGGTTTTCCGTTATGATGAATGGAACCTTTAAAGGGTTTTTTCAATCTTCGAGAGGCTTACGTCAAGGAGACTTCCTTTCTCCTTATTTATTCATCATAATGAAGGAGGTTTTGACAAGATTGCTCAGAAATAATTATGAGACAGTTCGTGTTGGAAAATTCCACCATCCTATTGGGGCTCCTTTGGTTCGCATTTACTTTATGTGGACGATATTCTTATTTTTGCTAATGGAGGGAAGAGGTCTATCAAAAATCTGGTTTGCACTTTAGAGATGTATGAGAAGTGGTTGGGTCAATGTATCAGTAAGGCTAAGTCAACTCTAGTTATGTCCAAATACATTACTCTTGCTCGAAAACGTAATTTATTGAGAATTACGTGTTTCATAGAAGGCAACTTTCTAGTTATGTATTTGGGTGTGCCGTTGGTGTCTGGTAAATTGACCTTCAGGATAGTGGAGCCTCGTGTGGAAAAGATCAGAAAGAAAATTGCGGAATGAAAATTTAAGTTGCTCTCGCAAGGTGGTAGATTGATTCTTTTAAGACATGTGCTGTCTAGCTTGCCTATACACTTGATGTTTGCTATAAATATGCCACTAGTCACTATTTCTCGTATAAATTCTCTTCTTACTAATTTTTTATGGGGAGAAGTGGAAGGTAAAAGGAAGATTCATTGGTGCGCTTGGGGTAATATTTGTAAACCTACCTTGGAAGGGGGCATGGGTTTGAGAGACCTTAAGGAGATTCAAAAATCTCTTCCCATGAAATTCGCTTTTAGATTGATCACTTCTACCAATCTATGGTCAAATTTTTTTCAGGGCCAAATAGTGCAAAAAAGAACATTTGTTGGTAAGAAAGGGTAGACCAAATGACTCTCGGTTTTGGAGATCAATGATGGCCATCATCCCGAAAGTTATGGATAATGTAAAAATTTTGGTGAGAGGTGGGAACTCTTCCTTTTGGTTCGATAGGTGGCTTGCATCAAGTCCCTTAGCTGTGTGGAGTGAGGATATTTTGAACAATAAGTTGTGTATCAAAGATGGCTGGCTGAACAACAACTAGAACTTTGATTTATTACCGGATCTGGTTGTGCTGATAGAACTATGGAAATTTTGAACAATATTCCAACTGGTAGAAGTGGTCGGGATATATTCATCTGGAAGCCTGCCCTTGATGGTAGCTTCTCCACTATAACAACATGGAGGTAGTGAggagcaaaataataattttgtgtGGAATAAATGTTTTTGGCTCGCTTTAATGcccaaaaaaatttctatatgtTTATGGAAAGTTTGGTTTAGATGTTTGGCAATCGATGATGGAATTCAGGCTAAAGAAATATCGATGGCTTCAGCATGTGATTGTTGCGTGTAGAGAAGCCAGGAAACA
This genomic interval from Carya illinoinensis cultivar Pawnee chromosome 10, C.illinoinensisPawnee_v1, whole genome shotgun sequence contains the following:
- the LOC122278723 gene encoding uncharacterized protein LOC122278723, producing MWDKRVVEVTEECIRDYSVSLRFKNVANGWEWAFVGTYGPNVDKERRRLWEELVGVYSFWDVPWCMEEDFNITRFPCERSGHLRNSTAMEEFSKFIFELDLMDLPLVGGKYTWSNGRIVGAFIVVAVISSLKTCGLPRTGKLKALKQDLKKWNVGVFGHIDNQKTTLMEELQELEGRELSENPSEEMIVRKGTVLASLERVLLLKETSWRQKSKALLLKEGDKCTKYFHKMANSHQRNKAIESLHSGNQVLSSPSDLENHIVDYYETLLTELTEWRPKLDALSFDAIDFQNASVLERPFDDDEIYKVIVGMTKDKA